A stretch of Arachis hypogaea cultivar Tifrunner chromosome 15, arahy.Tifrunner.gnm2.J5K5, whole genome shotgun sequence DNA encodes these proteins:
- the LOC112749775 gene encoding homogentisate solanesyltransferase, chloroplastic isoform X1 yields MVTHCICDCKSVMLCHTQLPMKLSTFQSTSLHAHPSIATSNCNSSYSIKTPTTKFAPKASTLCLKFSRNNHSTLRYHDRRLSNRPTSITACTHVGAAGSDRPFADKVSEFKDACWRFLRPHTIRGTALGSFALVARALIENSNLIKWSLLFKAFSGLFALICGNGYIVGINQIYDISIDKVNKPYLPIAAGDLSVQSAWLLVAFFAAAGLLIVGLNFGPFIFSLYTLGLFLGTIYSVPPLRMKRFPIAAFLIIATVRGFLLNFGVYYATRAALGLAFEWSSPVVFITTFVTLFALVIAITKDLPDVEGDRKYQISTFATKLGVRNIAFLGCGILLMNYIGSILAAIYTPQAFRQWLLIPAHMIFASCLIFQAWVLEKANYTKEAISGFYRFIWNLFYAEYAIFPFI; encoded by the exons ATGGTGACCCATTGTATCTGTGATTGCAAAAGTGTTATGCTTTGCCATACTCAGCTCCCCATGAAGCTCTCAACATTTCAATCAACTTCACTTCATGCTCATCCCTCAATTGCCACCTCCAACTGCAACTCCTCCTACTCCATCAAAACACCCACCACCAAGTTTGCTCCAAAGGCTTCTACTTTGTGCTTAAAATTTTCCAGAAACAACCATTCAACTCTACGATATCATGACAGAAGACTCTCGAATAGACCCACTTCCATCACG GCTTGTACCCATGTTGGAGCTGCTGGATCAGATCGTCCATTTGCAGACAAAGTTTCAGAATTCAAAGATGCATGTTGGAGATTTTTAAGGCCACATACTATACGCGGCACAGCACTAGGTTCTTT TGCTTTGGTGGCAAGAGCATTGATTGAAAACTCAAATCTGATAAAGTGGTCCCTTCTGTTCAAAGCATTCTCTGGTCTTTTTGCCCTGATTTGTGGGAATGGTTATATAGTTGGAATCAATCAAATCTATGACATTAGCATTGACAA GGTAAACAAACCTTATTTACCTATAGCTGCTGGAGATCTTTCAGTCCAATCTGCATGGCTATTAGTTGCATTTTTTGCTGCTGCTGGCTTGTTGATTGTTGGATTGAACTTTGGGCCCTTTATATTTTCACTTTACACGCTTGGCCTTTTTCTCGGCACCATCTATTCCGTTCCTCCATTAAGAATGAAACGTTTTCCTATTGCAGCATTTCTTATTATTGCCACG GTCCGAGGTTTTCTACTTAACTTTGGCGTGTACTATGCCACTAGAGCTGCCCTTGGACTTGCATTTGAGTGGAG CTCACCTGTGGTTTTCATCACTACGTTTGTAACATTGTTTGCATTGGTAATTGCTATAACGAAAGATCTTCCAGATGTTGAGGGGGATCGCAA GTATCAGATATCAACCTTTGCGACAAAACTTGGTGTACGGAACATTGCTTTCCTTGGTTGTGGAATCTTGCTAATGAACTATATTGGTTCAATATTGGCAGCAATTTATACGCCACAG GCTTTCAGGCAATGGTTACTGATACCAGCTCATATGATTTTTGCATCCTGCTTGATTTTCCAG GCATGGGTATTAGAAAAAGCAAATTATACCAAG GAAGCAATTTCAGGGTTCTATCGATTTATATGGAATCTATTTTATGCTGAGTACGCCATATTTCCTTTCATCTAG
- the LOC112749774 gene encoding homogentisate solanesyltransferase, chloroplastic-like isoform X2, which translates to MIEDSRIDPLPSRVNKPYLPIAIGDLSVQSAWLLVAFFAAAGLLIVGLNFGPFIFSLYKLGLFLGTIHSVPPLRMKRFPIAAFLIIATVFSG; encoded by the exons ATGATAGAAGACTCTCGAATAGACCCACTTCCATCACG GGTAAACAAACCTTATTTACCTATAGCTATTGGAGATCTTTCAGTCCAATCTGCATGGCTATTAGTTGCATTTTTTGCTGCTGCTGGCTTGTTGATTGTTGGATTGAACTTTGGGCCCTTTATATTTTCACTTTACAAGCTTGGCCTTTTTCTCGGCACCATCCATTCCGTTCCTCCATTAAGAATGAAACGTTTTCCTATTGCAGCATTTCTTATTATTGCCACG gtattttctggctga
- the LOC112749774 gene encoding homogentisate solanesyltransferase, chloroplastic-like isoform X1 has product MLVTRSVYSALVARALIENSNLIKWSLLFKAFSGLFALICGNGYIVGINQIYDISIDKVNKPYLPIAIGDLSVQSAWLLVAFFAAAGLLIVGLNFGPFIFSLYKLGLFLGTIHSVPPLRMKRFPIAAFLIIATVFSG; this is encoded by the exons ATGCTAGTTACTCGTTCGGTTTATAGTGCTTTGGTGGCAAGAGCATTGATTGAAAACTCAAATCTGATAAAGTGGTCCCTTCTGTTCAAAGCATTCTCTGGTCTTTTTGCCCTGATTTGTGGGAATGGTTATATAGTTGGAATCAATCAAATCTATGACATTAGCATTGACAA GGTAAACAAACCTTATTTACCTATAGCTATTGGAGATCTTTCAGTCCAATCTGCATGGCTATTAGTTGCATTTTTTGCTGCTGCTGGCTTGTTGATTGTTGGATTGAACTTTGGGCCCTTTATATTTTCACTTTACAAGCTTGGCCTTTTTCTCGGCACCATCCATTCCGTTCCTCCATTAAGAATGAAACGTTTTCCTATTGCAGCATTTCTTATTATTGCCACG gtattttctggctga
- the LOC112749775 gene encoding homogentisate solanesyltransferase, chloroplastic isoform X2, with protein sequence MVTHCICDCKSVMLCHTQLPMKLSTFQSTSLHAHPSIATSNCNSSYSIKTPTTKFAPKASTLCLKFSRNNHSTLRYHDRRLSNRPTSITACTHVGAAGSDRPFADKVSEFKDACWRFLRPHTIRGTALGSFALVARALIENSNLIKWSLLFKAFSGLFALICGNGYIVGINQIYDISIDKVNKPYLPIAAGDLSVQSAWLLVAFFAAAGLLIVGLNFGPFIFSLYTLGLFLGTIYSVPPLRMKRFPIAAFLIIATVRGFLLNFGVYYATRAALGLAFEWSSPVVFITTFVTLFALVIAITKDLPDVEGDRKYQISTFATKLGVRNIAFLGCGILLMNYIGSILAAIYTPQLYVTGFQAMVTDTSSYDFCILLDFPGMGIRKSKLYQGSNFRVLSIYMESILC encoded by the exons ATGGTGACCCATTGTATCTGTGATTGCAAAAGTGTTATGCTTTGCCATACTCAGCTCCCCATGAAGCTCTCAACATTTCAATCAACTTCACTTCATGCTCATCCCTCAATTGCCACCTCCAACTGCAACTCCTCCTACTCCATCAAAACACCCACCACCAAGTTTGCTCCAAAGGCTTCTACTTTGTGCTTAAAATTTTCCAGAAACAACCATTCAACTCTACGATATCATGACAGAAGACTCTCGAATAGACCCACTTCCATCACG GCTTGTACCCATGTTGGAGCTGCTGGATCAGATCGTCCATTTGCAGACAAAGTTTCAGAATTCAAAGATGCATGTTGGAGATTTTTAAGGCCACATACTATACGCGGCACAGCACTAGGTTCTTT TGCTTTGGTGGCAAGAGCATTGATTGAAAACTCAAATCTGATAAAGTGGTCCCTTCTGTTCAAAGCATTCTCTGGTCTTTTTGCCCTGATTTGTGGGAATGGTTATATAGTTGGAATCAATCAAATCTATGACATTAGCATTGACAA GGTAAACAAACCTTATTTACCTATAGCTGCTGGAGATCTTTCAGTCCAATCTGCATGGCTATTAGTTGCATTTTTTGCTGCTGCTGGCTTGTTGATTGTTGGATTGAACTTTGGGCCCTTTATATTTTCACTTTACACGCTTGGCCTTTTTCTCGGCACCATCTATTCCGTTCCTCCATTAAGAATGAAACGTTTTCCTATTGCAGCATTTCTTATTATTGCCACG GTCCGAGGTTTTCTACTTAACTTTGGCGTGTACTATGCCACTAGAGCTGCCCTTGGACTTGCATTTGAGTGGAG CTCACCTGTGGTTTTCATCACTACGTTTGTAACATTGTTTGCATTGGTAATTGCTATAACGAAAGATCTTCCAGATGTTGAGGGGGATCGCAA GTATCAGATATCAACCTTTGCGACAAAACTTGGTGTACGGAACATTGCTTTCCTTGGTTGTGGAATCTTGCTAATGAACTATATTGGTTCAATATTGGCAGCAATTTATACGCCACAG TTGTATGTTACAGGCTTTCAGGCAATGGTTACTGATACCAGCTCATATGATTTTTGCATCCTGCTTGATTTTCCAG GCATGGGTATTAGAAAAAGCAAATTATACCAAG GAAGCAATTTCAGGGTTCTATCGATTTATATGGAATCTATTTTATGCTGA